Proteins from a single region of Akkermansiaceae bacterium:
- a CDS encoding acetyltransferase, whose amino-acid sequence MKPVIIIGGGGHAKVVASTLQAAGQPVLGFTDTGGARPEMSGIPQLGGDEAIAGYDPSSVELVFGIGCIQPGPARAAIFHRFKGMGYDFRTVVHPTAWVAPDVEIGEGTVVFAGAIVQPGTRIGVNTILNSRSSVDHDCRIGSHVHIAPGAVLSGAVVVGDGAHLGVGCTIIQGLTIGGEALVGAGSVVVRDVAAGHRVFGVPARPIPGGGA is encoded by the coding sequence ATGAAGCCGGTCATCATCATCGGCGGAGGCGGGCATGCCAAGGTGGTCGCGAGCACCCTTCAGGCAGCCGGGCAGCCGGTTCTCGGCTTCACCGATACCGGCGGGGCACGTCCCGAAATGTCAGGGATCCCCCAACTGGGCGGGGATGAGGCAATCGCCGGATACGATCCATCGTCGGTGGAATTGGTGTTCGGGATCGGGTGCATCCAGCCCGGCCCGGCCCGTGCCGCAATTTTTCATCGGTTCAAAGGCATGGGATACGATTTCAGGACCGTGGTTCATCCCACCGCCTGGGTGGCTCCCGACGTTGAGATAGGCGAGGGAACCGTTGTTTTCGCGGGAGCGATCGTCCAGCCAGGCACCCGGATCGGTGTGAATACCATCCTGAACAGCCGGTCCTCCGTGGATCATGACTGCAGGATCGGCTCCCATGTTCACATCGCTCCCGGGGCCGTGTTGTCCGGAGCGGTCGTTGTTGGTGATGGAGCCCATCTTGGGGTCGGATGCACCATCATCCAAGGTTTGACCATTGGCGGAGAGGCACTTGTGGGAGCCGGATCCGTGGTGGTGCGGGATGTCGCAGCCGGCCACCGGGTGTTCGGCGTGCCGGCGAGACCCATCCCGGGCGGGGGGGCGTGA
- the neuB gene encoding N-acetylneuraminate synthase: MNDEVFIIAEAGVNHNGSLALALQLVDAAAETGADAVKFQTFNSASLVTATASKADYQQENTSASESQLEMLKKLELSREDHLALIARCREKGIEFISTPFDLGSLDLLVELGVPKLKIPSGELTNAPLLHAASRSGKPVILSTGMATLEEVHTAVSVLAHGYSPDSGNPSVQDFAAITDFRPLQGKLTLLHCTTEYPSPFPDTNLRAMDTLRDTFGLPCGLSDHTPGISVAIAAAARGAAIIEKHMTLDRNLPGPDHKASLDPAEFTRLVEGVRQVSVALGSASKQPTPSEAKNLPIVRKSLVAAAAIRKGEAFTPANLTAKRPGGGISPLHYWSYLEKTATRDYLPDEPIEAS; encoded by the coding sequence ATGAACGACGAGGTTTTCATCATCGCCGAGGCCGGCGTGAACCACAACGGCTCCCTGGCGCTCGCCCTGCAACTGGTAGATGCGGCGGCGGAGACCGGCGCGGATGCGGTGAAGTTCCAGACGTTCAACAGCGCCAGCCTGGTGACGGCCACCGCGTCGAAAGCGGACTACCAGCAGGAGAACACCTCGGCCAGCGAGAGCCAGCTCGAGATGCTGAAGAAACTGGAGCTTTCCCGGGAGGACCACCTCGCACTCATCGCCCGCTGCCGGGAAAAAGGGATCGAGTTCATCTCCACCCCGTTCGACCTCGGCAGCCTGGACCTGCTGGTGGAGCTGGGCGTGCCGAAACTGAAGATCCCCTCAGGCGAGCTGACGAACGCGCCGCTGCTCCATGCCGCCTCCCGTTCCGGAAAGCCGGTCATCCTTTCCACCGGAATGGCCACCCTGGAGGAGGTCCACACGGCGGTCTCCGTGCTGGCCCACGGCTACAGCCCGGACTCCGGCAATCCGTCCGTGCAGGACTTCGCAGCCATCACCGACTTCAGGCCGCTGCAAGGGAAACTCACGCTGCTGCACTGCACGACGGAGTATCCGTCGCCGTTCCCGGACACCAACCTGCGGGCCATGGACACGCTGCGTGACACCTTTGGCCTGCCATGCGGCCTGTCAGACCACACGCCGGGCATCTCCGTCGCCATCGCCGCCGCCGCCCGCGGTGCCGCGATCATCGAGAAACACATGACCCTGGACCGCAACCTTCCCGGCCCGGACCACAAGGCCTCCCTCGATCCCGCCGAGTTCACCCGGCTGGTGGAGGGTGTGCGGCAGGTCAGCGTGGCACTGGGAAGCGCCTCCAAGCAACCCACCCCATCGGAAGCGAAGAACCTCCCCATCGTCCGCAAGAGCCTGGTGGCCGCAGCCGCCATCCGCAAAGGGGAGGCATTCACCCCGGCGAATCTCACCGCAAAGCGTCCGGGCGGAGGCATTTCACCGCTCCATTACTGGTCCTATCTGGAAAAGACGGCGACCAGGGACTACCTGCCGGACGAACCCATCGAAGCCTCATGA
- the neuC gene encoding UDP-N-acetylglucosamine 2-epimerase (hydrolyzing) gives MTGSRADYGLLLPVLRAIKAADDLELRLYVTGMHLAPEFGSTVRVIEEDGFPIQDRVEMLLAGDSPAAIAKSTGLGLIGFAEAFSQSPPDIVVVLGDRFEILAVAQACLFLRIPLAHIAGGDTTEGAVDEGIRHAITKMAHLHFVTNEESAARVRQMGEDPRRVIVTGSPGIDAILSTRLLSRDELAASLGIPLHRRLLAVTFHPATLEDAPQSAQMQRLLDALDTFDPAETTIIFTMPNADADGRTLTAMVQEYTGTREHTRAFASLGLVRYLSLVSHADAVVGNSSSGLYEAPTLRTPTVNIGDRQKGRLHASSVLHCPADADAISTTIHRAFGMDTSATTNPYGDGQSAGRIVEALRSLEAPSSLLRKHFHSLP, from the coding sequence GTGACCGGATCCCGGGCGGACTACGGCCTGTTGCTTCCCGTCCTGAGGGCGATCAAGGCGGCGGATGATCTGGAGCTGCGGCTCTACGTGACCGGCATGCACCTCGCCCCGGAGTTCGGTTCCACCGTCCGCGTGATCGAGGAAGACGGATTCCCGATCCAGGACCGGGTGGAGATGCTGCTGGCCGGAGACAGCCCCGCGGCCATCGCGAAGTCCACCGGCCTCGGGTTGATCGGCTTTGCGGAAGCCTTTTCCCAATCACCGCCGGACATCGTGGTGGTGCTGGGGGACCGTTTTGAAATCCTGGCGGTGGCGCAGGCCTGCCTCTTCCTCCGCATCCCGCTGGCCCACATCGCCGGAGGGGACACGACGGAAGGCGCGGTGGACGAGGGCATCCGCCACGCCATCACCAAGATGGCGCATCTCCACTTCGTCACCAATGAGGAGTCCGCTGCCAGGGTCCGGCAGATGGGCGAGGATCCGCGGAGGGTCATCGTCACCGGCAGTCCGGGTATCGACGCCATCCTCTCCACGCGGCTGCTGTCGAGGGACGAACTCGCCGCATCGCTCGGCATCCCGCTCCACCGCAGGCTGTTGGCGGTCACCTTCCACCCGGCCACGCTGGAGGATGCGCCGCAGTCCGCCCAGATGCAGCGACTGCTCGACGCGCTGGACACCTTCGACCCCGCGGAAACGACCATCATTTTCACCATGCCGAACGCGGACGCGGACGGGCGCACCCTCACCGCCATGGTGCAGGAATACACCGGCACCCGGGAGCACACGCGGGCCTTCGCCAGCCTCGGCCTGGTCCGCTACCTGAGCCTGGTCTCCCATGCGGATGCGGTGGTGGGGAACTCCTCCAGCGGCCTCTATGAAGCGCCCACGCTGCGGACGCCGACAGTGAACATCGGCGACCGGCAGAAAGGCAGGCTTCATGCTTCCTCCGTGCTCCACTGCCCCGCGGATGCCGATGCCATTTCCACTACCATCCACCGGGCGTTCGGCATGGACACTAGCGCCACCACCAATCCCTACGGGGACGGTCAGTCCGCCGGACGGATCGTAGAAGCACTCCGCTCCCTGGAGGCCCCCTCATCGCTGCTGCGCAAGCACTTCCACTCCCTCCCATGA